In Mycobacterium tuberculosis H37Rv, a single window of DNA contains:
- a CDS encoding multifunctional RNASE H/alpha-ribazole phosphatase/acid phosphatase (Multifunctional protein with RNase H, alpha-ribazole phosphatase, and acid phosphatase activities.), which produces MKVVIEADGGSRGNPGPAGYGAVVWTADHSTVLAESKQAIGRATNNVAEYRGLIAGLDDAVKLGATEAAVLMDSKLVVEQMSGRWKVKHPDLLKLYVQAQALASQFRRINYEWVPRARNTYADRLANDAMDAAAQSAAADADPAKIVATESPTSPGWTGARGTPTRLLLLRHGQTELSEQRRYSGRGNPGLNEVGWRQVGAAAGYLARRGGIAAVVSSPLQRAYDTAVTAARALALDVVVDDDLVETDFGAWEGLTFAEAAERDPELHRRWLQDTSITPPGGESFDDVLRRVRRGRDRIIVGYEGATVLVVSHVTPIKMLLRLALDAGSGVLYRLHLDLASLSIAEFYADGASSVRLVNQTGYL; this is translated from the coding sequence GTGAAAGTTGTCATCGAAGCCGACGGCGGATCGCGGGGCAATCCCGGACCGGCCGGATACGGCGCGGTGGTGTGGACCGCCGATCACTCCACCGTGCTGGCCGAGTCCAAGCAGGCGATCGGCCGGGCGACGAACAACGTCGCCGAATACCGCGGCCTGATAGCCGGTTTGGACGACGCCGTGAAACTAGGTGCCACCGAGGCCGCGGTGCTGATGGACTCCAAGCTGGTGGTGGAGCAGATGTCCGGGCGGTGGAAGGTCAAGCACCCGGATCTGCTGAAGCTCTATGTCCAGGCTCAGGCGTTGGCGTCCCAGTTTCGCAGGATCAACTACGAGTGGGTTCCGCGTGCCCGGAACACGTATGCAGACCGGTTGGCCAATGACGCGATGGACGCCGCCGCGCAATCGGCTGCGGCGGATGCGGATCCTGCCAAAATCGTTGCGACCGAGTCACCGACATCTCCCGGCTGGACCGGCGCCCGCGGTACACCCACCCGACTACTTTTGTTGCGCCACGGGCAGACGGAGCTGTCGGAGCAACGCCGCTATTCGGGGCGCGGCAACCCGGGGTTGAACGAGGTGGGGTGGCGCCAGGTTGGTGCGGCGGCCGGGTATCTGGCGCGGCGCGGCGGGATCGCTGCGGTGGTCTCCTCGCCGCTACAGCGGGCTTACGACACCGCGGTGACCGCCGCCAGAGCCCTGGCCCTGGACGTGGTCGTCGATGACGACCTGGTCGAGACCGACTTCGGCGCCTGGGAGGGGCTGACGTTCGCGGAGGCCGCAGAACGCGATCCCGAGCTGCACCGTCGCTGGCTGCAGGACACCAGCATCACGCCCCCGGGTGGGGAAAGCTTCGACGACGTGCTGCGGCGGGTTCGGCGGGGACGTGATCGGATCATCGTTGGCTACGAAGGCGCGACGGTGCTGGTGGTGTCACATGTCACGCCGATCAAAATGTTGTTGCGGCTGGCGTTGGATGCCGGGTCGGGCGTCCTATATCGGTTGCATCTTGATCTGGCATCGCTGAGCATCGCCGAGTTCTACGCCGATGGGGCATCGTCGGTGCGATTGGTGAATCAGACAGGCTATCTATAG
- a CDS encoding hypothetical protein (A core mycobacterial gene; conserved in mycobacterial strains (See Marmiesse et al., 2004 PMID:14766927).) yields MKAGVAQQRSLLELAKLDAELTRIAHRATHLPQRAAYQQVQAEHNAANDRMAALRIAAEDLDGQVSRFESEIDAVRKRGDRDRSLLTSGATDAKQLADLQHELDSLQRRQASLEDALLEVLERREELQAQQTAESRALQALRADLAAAQQALDEALAEIDQARHQHSSQRDMLTATLDPELAGLYERQRAGGGPGAGRLQGHRCGACRIEIGRGELAQISAAAEDEVVRCPECGAILLRLEGFEE; encoded by the coding sequence ATGAAAGCCGGAGTGGCACAGCAACGGTCGCTACTGGAATTGGCGAAGCTGGATGCTGAGCTGACCCGGATCGCGCATCGGGCTACCCATCTGCCGCAGCGGGCGGCTTACCAGCAGGTGCAGGCCGAGCACAACGCCGCCAACGACAGGATGGCGGCCCTGCGAATCGCGGCGGAGGACTTGGACGGCCAGGTGTCGCGTTTTGAGTCGGAGATCGATGCGGTGCGTAAGCGTGGCGACCGGGACCGGTCGTTGCTCACTTCGGGTGCAACGGACGCCAAGCAATTGGCTGATCTGCAGCACGAGCTCGACAGCTTGCAACGCCGTCAAGCCAGTTTGGAAGATGCCCTGCTGGAGGTGCTGGAACGCCGCGAGGAGCTGCAGGCTCAACAGACCGCCGAGTCGCGGGCGCTCCAAGCGTTGCGGGCCGACCTGGCCGCCGCCCAGCAGGCTTTGGACGAGGCACTTGCCGAAATCGACCAAGCCCGGCACCAACATTCATCGCAACGCGACATGCTGACGGCGACACTTGATCCCGAGCTTGCGGGGCTCTACGAAAGACAGCGGGCCGGAGGCGGGCCAGGGGCCGGGCGGTTGCAAGGTCATCGATGTGGTGCCTGCCGGATCGAGATCGGCCGCGGCGAGCTGGCCCAGATCTCGGCGGCCGCCGAGGATGAAGTGGTGCGCTGCCCGGAATGCGGAGCGATCTTGTTGCGGCTCGAAGGATTTGAGGAGTGA
- a CDS encoding GTP cyclohydrolase encodes MSVRLADVIDVLDQAYPPRLAQSWDSVGLVCGDPDDVVDSVTVAVDATPAVVDQVPQAGLLLVHHPLLLRGVDTVAANTPKGVLVHRLIRTGRSLFTAHTNADSASPGVSDALAHAVGLTVDAVLDPVPGAADLDKWVIYVPRENSEAVRAAVFEAGAGHIGDYSHCSWSVAGTGQFLAHDGASPAIGSVGTVERVAEDRVEVVAPARARAEVLAAMRAAHPYEEPAFDIFALVPPPVGSGLGRIGRLPKPEPLRTFVARLEAALPPTATGVRAAGDPDLLVSRVAVCGGAGDSLLATVAAADVQAYVTADLRHHPADEHCRASQVALIDVAHWASEFPWCGQAAEVLRSHFGASLPVRVCTICTDPWNLDHETGRDQA; translated from the coding sequence ATGAGTGTGCGGCTGGCCGATGTCATCGACGTGCTGGACCAGGCCTACCCGCCGCGGCTTGCCCAGTCGTGGGATTCGGTGGGTCTGGTGTGCGGCGACCCCGACGACGTGGTGGATTCGGTGACCGTTGCGGTGGACGCGACGCCGGCGGTGGTGGACCAGGTTCCCCAGGCCGGACTGCTATTGGTGCACCACCCGTTGTTACTGCGTGGGGTCGATACGGTCGCGGCCAACACGCCAAAGGGTGTGCTGGTGCACCGCCTGATCCGGACCGGTCGCTCGTTGTTTACCGCGCACACCAACGCCGACTCGGCGTCGCCGGGTGTGTCCGACGCGCTGGCACACGCTGTTGGTCTGACCGTCGACGCCGTTCTCGACCCGGTGCCCGGAGCGGCCGATCTCGACAAGTGGGTCATCTATGTGCCGCGCGAGAACTCAGAGGCGGTGCGGGCAGCGGTCTTTGAGGCCGGTGCCGGCCATATCGGCGACTACTCGCACTGCAGCTGGAGTGTCGCGGGTACCGGGCAGTTCCTGGCGCACGACGGGGCGTCGCCCGCCATAGGCAGCGTCGGTACCGTCGAACGGGTGGCCGAGGACCGGGTCGAGGTCGTCGCACCCGCACGAGCGCGCGCCGAGGTGTTGGCGGCGATGCGCGCCGCGCACCCTTACGAGGAGCCGGCATTCGACATCTTCGCGCTGGTACCACCGCCGGTCGGCAGCGGGTTAGGCCGGATTGGCAGACTGCCAAAACCCGAACCGCTGCGCACCTTTGTTGCCCGTCTGGAGGCCGCGTTGCCGCCGACTGCGACCGGTGTGCGCGCCGCCGGGGATCCCGACCTGCTGGTGTCGCGGGTCGCGGTCTGCGGCGGCGCCGGGGACTCGTTGCTTGCCACCGTGGCCGCCGCGGACGTGCAAGCGTACGTTACGGCCGATCTGCGACATCATCCAGCCGACGAGCATTGCCGAGCTTCGCAAGTGGCCCTGATCGACGTCGCGCATTGGGCAAGCGAATTCCCGTGGTGCGGCCAGGCCGCCGAAGTGTTGCGGTCTCATTTCGGCGCGTCGCTGCCGGTGCGTGTGTGCACCATCTGCACCGACCCGTGGAACCTCGATCACGAAACTGGGAGAGATCAGGCATGA
- the cobC gene encoding aminotransferase, which produces MLWILGPHTGPLLFDAVASLDTSPLAAARYHGDQDVAPGVLDFAVNVRHDRPPEWLVRQLAALLPELARYPSTDDVHRAQDAVAERHGRTRDEVLPLVGAAEGFALLHNLSPVRAAIVVPAFTEPAIALSAAGITAHHVVLKPPFVLDTAHVPDDADLVVVGNPTNPTSVLHLREQLLELRRPGRILVVDEAFADWVPGEPQSLADDSLPDVLVLRSLTKTWSLAGLRVGYALGSPDVLARLTVQRAHWPLGTLQLTAIAACCAPRAVAAAAADAVRLTALRAEMVAGLRSVGAEVVDGAAPFVLFNIADADGLRNYLQSKGIAVRRGDTFVGLDARYLRAAVRPEWPVLVAAIAEWAKRGGRR; this is translated from the coding sequence GTGCTCTGGATTCTTGGCCCGCACACCGGCCCACTACTGTTTGACGCTGTGGCGAGTCTAGACACTAGCCCGCTTGCCGCGGCGCGCTACCACGGTGATCAGGATGTCGCGCCCGGCGTGCTGGACTTCGCCGTCAACGTCCGCCATGACCGGCCCCCGGAATGGTTGGTCCGGCAGCTCGCCGCGCTGCTGCCGGAGCTGGCCCGCTATCCGAGCACCGACGATGTGCACCGGGCGCAAGACGCGGTCGCTGAACGTCATGGCAGAACCCGTGACGAAGTGCTCCCGCTCGTCGGGGCGGCGGAGGGATTCGCATTGCTGCACAACCTAAGTCCGGTGCGGGCAGCAATCGTCGTGCCCGCGTTCACCGAGCCGGCCATAGCCTTGAGCGCTGCCGGAATCACGGCGCACCATGTTGTCCTAAAGCCGCCGTTCGTGCTGGACACCGCGCACGTGCCTGACGACGCCGACCTTGTCGTCGTGGGTAATCCGACCAACCCCACCTCGGTGCTGCACCTCCGCGAGCAGCTGCTCGAGTTACGCCGGCCGGGACGCATCCTGGTGGTCGACGAGGCGTTCGCTGATTGGGTTCCCGGCGAGCCGCAATCGTTGGCCGATGACTCGCTGCCCGATGTGCTGGTGCTCCGTAGCTTGACGAAAACGTGGTCGCTGGCCGGATTGCGGGTGGGCTACGCGCTCGGCTCGCCAGACGTGCTGGCTCGGTTGACCGTGCAGCGAGCGCACTGGCCGTTGGGAACATTGCAACTGACGGCCATCGCTGCTTGCTGCGCCCCCCGGGCGGTCGCCGCTGCCGCAGCCGATGCGGTGCGGTTGACGGCGCTGCGCGCGGAGATGGTGGCCGGACTGAGATCGGTGGGTGCCGAGGTGGTCGATGGTGCGGCCCCTTTCGTACTGTTCAACATCGCCGATGCTGACGGATTACGAAACTATTTGCAGAGCAAAGGAATTGCGGTGCGCCGCGGTGACACCTTCGTCGGCCTGGACGCGCGGTACCTGCGGGCGGCGGTGCGCCCGGAGTGGCCCGTGCTGGTGGCGGCGATCGCCGAGTGGGCAAAGCGTGGAGGACGCCGATGA
- the vapC16 gene encoding ribonuclease VapC16 (toxin, part of toxin-antitoxin (TA) operon with Rv2231B), which produces MTMACTACPTIWTLRCQTTCSNAFTGEALPHRHPRLAADAVNETRAIVQDVRNSILLSAASAWEIAINYRLGKLPPPEPSASYVPDRMRRCGTSPLSVDHAHTAHRRASGSPSTSIRPCAHRPGTAAWPDDHHRRRPVSCL; this is translated from the coding sequence TTGACCATGGCGTGTACCGCGTGCCCGACGATTTGGACGCTCCGTTGTCAGACGACGTGCTCGAACGCTTTCACCGGTGAAGCGCTACCTCATCGACACCCACGTTTGGCTGCGGATGCCGTCAACGAAACACGGGCGATTGTTCAGGACGTCCGCAACAGCATTCTCTTGTCGGCCGCCAGTGCCTGGGAGATCGCGATCAACTACCGCCTCGGCAAGCTCCCGCCGCCCGAGCCATCGGCCTCTTACGTGCCCGATCGAATGCGCCGCTGCGGCACGTCGCCGCTGTCAGTTGACCACGCACACACTGCGCACCGCAGAGCTTCCGGATCACCATCGACATCCATTCGACCGTGTGCTCATCGCCCAGGCACAGCTGCTTGGCCTGACGATCATCACCGCCGACGCCCTGTTAGCTGCCTGTGA
- the vapB16 gene encoding antitoxin VapB16 (antitoxin, part of toxin-antitoxin (TA) operon with Rv2231A): MALWYQAMIAKFGEQVVDAKVWAPAKRVGVHEAKTRLSELLRLVYGGQRLRLPAAASR; this comes from the coding sequence TTGGCGCTGTGGTATCAGGCGATGATCGCGAAGTTTGGTGAGCAGGTGGTCGACGCGAAAGTCTGGGCGCCTGCGAAGCGGGTCGGCGTTCACGAGGCGAAGACACGCCTGTCCGAGCTGCTGCGGCTCGTCTACGGCGGGCAGAGGTTGAGATTGCCCGCCGCGGCGAGCCGGTAG
- the ptkA gene encoding protein tyrosine kinase transcriptional regulator PtkA yields MSSPRERRPASQAPRLSRRPPAHQTSRSSPDTTAPTGSGLSNRFVNDNGIVTDTTASGTNCPPPPRAAARRASSPGESPQLVIFDLDGTLTDSARGIVSSFRHALNHIGAPVPEGDLATHIVGPPMHETLRAMGLGESAEEAIVAYRADYSARGWAMNSLFDGIGPLLADLRTAGVRLAVATSKAEPTARRILRHFGIEQHFEVIAGASTDGSRGSKVDVLAHALAQLRPLPERLVMVGDRSHDVDGAAAHGIDTVVVGWGYGRADFIDKTSTTVVTHAATIDELREALGV; encoded by the coding sequence GTGTCTTCGCCTCGTGAACGCCGACCCGCTTCGCAGGCGCCCAGACTTTCGCGTCGACCACCTGCTCACCAAACTTCGCGATCATCGCCTGATACCACAGCGCCAACGGGTAGCGGTTTGTCCAACCGCTTCGTCAACGACAATGGGATCGTGACCGACACGACCGCGAGCGGGACCAATTGCCCGCCTCCTCCACGCGCCGCCGCACGGCGCGCATCGTCGCCGGGTGAATCGCCGCAGCTGGTGATCTTCGATCTGGACGGCACGCTGACCGACTCGGCGCGCGGAATCGTATCCAGCTTCCGACACGCGCTCAACCACATCGGTGCCCCAGTACCCGAAGGCGACCTGGCCACTCACATCGTCGGCCCGCCCATGCATGAGACGCTGCGCGCCATGGGGCTCGGCGAATCCGCCGAGGAGGCGATCGTAGCCTACCGGGCCGACTACAGCGCCCGCGGTTGGGCGATGAACAGCTTGTTCGACGGGATCGGGCCGCTGCTGGCCGACCTGCGCACCGCCGGTGTCCGGCTGGCCGTCGCCACCTCCAAGGCAGAGCCGACCGCACGGCGAATCCTGCGCCACTTCGGAATTGAGCAGCACTTCGAGGTCATCGCGGGCGCGAGCACCGATGGCTCGCGAGGCAGCAAGGTCGACGTGCTGGCCCACGCGCTCGCGCAGCTGCGGCCGCTACCCGAGCGGTTGGTGATGGTCGGCGACCGCAGCCACGACGTCGACGGGGCGGCCGCGCACGGCATCGACACGGTGGTGGTCGGCTGGGGCTACGGGCGCGCCGACTTTATCGACAAGACCTCCACCACCGTCGTGACGCATGCCGCCACGATTGACGAGCTGAGGGAGGCGCTAGGTGTCTGA
- the ptpA gene encoding protein-tyrosine-phosphatase (phosphotyrosine protein phosphatase (PTPase) (LMW phosphatase), low molecular weight protein-tyrosine-phosphatase), with protein sequence MSDPLHVTFVCTGNICRSPMAEKMFAQQLRHRGLGDAVRVTSAGTGNWHVGSCADERAAGVLRAHGYPTDHRAAQVGTEHLAADLLVALDRNHARLLRQLGVEAARVRMLRSFDPRSGTHALDVEDPYYGDHSDFEEVFAVIESALPGLHDWVDERLARNGPS encoded by the coding sequence GTGTCTGATCCGCTGCACGTCACATTCGTTTGTACGGGCAACATCTGCCGGTCGCCAATGGCCGAGAAGATGTTCGCCCAACAGCTTCGCCACCGTGGCCTGGGTGACGCGGTGCGAGTGACCAGTGCGGGCACCGGGAACTGGCATGTAGGCAGTTGCGCCGACGAGCGGGCGGCCGGGGTGTTGCGAGCCCACGGCTACCCTACCGACCACCGGGCCGCACAAGTCGGCACCGAACACCTGGCGGCAGACCTGTTGGTGGCCTTGGACCGCAACCACGCTCGGCTGTTGCGGCAGCTCGGCGTCGAAGCCGCCCGGGTACGGATGCTGCGGTCATTCGACCCACGCTCGGGAACCCATGCGCTCGATGTCGAGGATCCCTACTATGGCGATCACTCCGACTTCGAGGAGGTCTTCGCCGTCATCGAATCCGCCCTGCCCGGCCTGCACGACTGGGTCGACGAACGTCTCGCGCGGAACGGACCGAGTTGA
- a CDS encoding transmembrane protein (A core mycobacterial gene; conserved in mycobacterial strains (See Marmiesse et al., 2004 PMID:14766927).) has translation MPRLAFLLRPGWLALALVVVAFTYLCFTVLAPWQLGKNAKTSRENQQIRYSLDTPPVPLKTLLPQQDSSAPDAQWRRVTATGQYLPDVQVLARLRVVEGDQAFEVLAPFVVDGGPTVLVDRGYVRPQVGSHVPPIPRLPVQTVTITARLRDSEPSVAGKDPFVRDGFQQVYSINTGQVAALTGVQLAGSYLQLIEDQPGGLGVLGVPHLDPGPFLSYGIQWISFGILAPIGLGYFAYAEIRARRREKAGSPPPDKPMTVEQKLADRYGRRR, from the coding sequence ATGCCCCGCCTAGCGTTCCTGCTGCGGCCCGGCTGGCTGGCGTTGGCCCTGGTCGTGGTCGCGTTCACCTACCTGTGCTTTACGGTGCTCGCGCCGTGGCAGCTGGGCAAGAATGCCAAAACGTCACGAGAGAACCAGCAGATCAGGTATTCCCTCGACACCCCGCCGGTTCCGCTGAAAACCCTTCTACCACAGCAGGATTCGTCGGCGCCGGACGCGCAGTGGCGCCGGGTGACGGCAACCGGACAGTACCTTCCGGACGTGCAGGTGCTGGCCCGACTGCGCGTGGTGGAGGGGGACCAGGCGTTTGAGGTGTTGGCCCCATTCGTGGTCGACGGCGGACCAACCGTCCTGGTCGACCGTGGATACGTGCGGCCCCAGGTGGGCTCGCACGTACCACCGATCCCCCGCCTGCCGGTGCAGACGGTGACCATCACCGCGCGGCTGCGTGACTCCGAACCGAGCGTGGCGGGCAAAGACCCATTCGTCAGAGACGGCTTCCAGCAGGTGTATTCGATCAATACCGGACAGGTCGCCGCGCTGACCGGAGTCCAGCTGGCTGGGTCCTATCTGCAGTTGATCGAAGACCAACCCGGCGGGCTCGGCGTGCTCGGCGTTCCGCATCTAGATCCCGGGCCGTTCCTGTCCTATGGCATCCAATGGATCTCGTTCGGCATTCTGGCACCGATCGGCTTGGGCTATTTCGCCTACGCCGAGATCCGGGCGCGCCGCCGGGAAAAAGCGGGGTCGCCACCACCGGACAAGCCAATGACGGTCGAGCAGAAACTCGCTGACCGCTACGGCCGCCGGCGGTAA
- the cobD gene encoding cobalamin biosynthesis transmembrane protein CobD — protein MFASTWQTRAVGVLIGCLLDVVFGDPKRGHPVALFGRAAAKLEQITYRDGRVAGAVHVGLLVGAVGLLGAALQRLPGRSWPVAATATATWAALGGTSLARTGRQISDLLERDDVEAARRLLPSLCGRDPAQLGGPGLTRAALESVAENTADAQVVPLLWAASSGVPAVLGYRAINTLDSMIGYRSPRYLRFGWAAARLDDWANYVGARATAVLVVICAPVVGGSPRGAVRAWRRDAARHPSPNAGVVEAAFAGALDVRLGGPTRYHHELQIRPTLGDGRSPKVADLRRAVVLSRVVQAGAAVLAVMLVYRRRP, from the coding sequence GTGTTTGCATCGACCTGGCAGACCAGGGCCGTCGGCGTGCTGATCGGCTGCCTGCTCGACGTCGTGTTCGGCGACCCCAAACGAGGTCATCCGGTGGCCCTGTTCGGTCGGGCGGCCGCCAAGCTGGAGCAGATCACCTACCGTGACGGCCGGGTCGCCGGTGCGGTACACGTCGGCCTGCTGGTCGGCGCGGTGGGCTTGCTCGGCGCGGCACTGCAGCGGCTACCCGGCAGGTCCTGGCCCGTGGCGGCCACCGCGACGGCCACCTGGGCAGCGCTGGGCGGAACTTCGCTGGCGCGCACCGGCCGCCAGATATCGGACCTGTTGGAGCGCGACGATGTCGAGGCGGCGCGACGGCTGCTGCCGTCGCTGTGCGGGCGTGACCCGGCCCAGCTGGGCGGCCCGGGCCTGACGCGTGCCGCGCTGGAGTCGGTGGCCGAAAACACCGCCGACGCCCAGGTGGTGCCGCTGCTGTGGGCGGCTTCGAGCGGCGTGCCTGCGGTGCTGGGATATCGTGCCATCAACACCCTGGACTCGATGATCGGCTACCGCTCGCCGCGTTATCTCCGATTCGGTTGGGCTGCAGCACGATTGGATGACTGGGCCAACTATGTTGGCGCACGGGCGACGGCGGTGCTGGTGGTGATCTGCGCGCCGGTGGTCGGTGGGTCGCCCCGCGGTGCGGTACGGGCCTGGCGGCGCGACGCCGCCCGCCATCCCAGCCCCAACGCCGGTGTCGTCGAGGCGGCGTTTGCTGGGGCGCTTGACGTGCGGCTGGGTGGGCCCACCCGGTACCACCATGAGTTGCAGATCCGGCCCACCTTGGGCGACGGCCGGTCGCCCAAGGTGGCCGATCTGCGCCGCGCCGTGGTGCTGTCGCGGGTGGTCCAGGCGGGGGCTGCGGTATTGGCCGTGATGTTGGTTTACCGCCGGCGGCCGTAG
- the ahpE gene encoding peroxiredoxin gives MLNVGATAPDFTLRDQNQQLVTLRGYRGAKNVLLVFFPLAFTGICQGELDQLRDHLPEFENDDSAALAISVGPPPTHKIWATQSGFTFPLLSDFWPHGAVSQAYGVFNEQAGIANRGTFVVDRSGIIRFAEMKQPGEVRDQRLWTDALAALTA, from the coding sequence ATGCTGAACGTCGGAGCCACCGCCCCTGACTTCACGTTGCGCGACCAGAATCAGCAGCTTGTCACCCTGCGCGGCTACCGGGGTGCAAAGAACGTGCTGTTGGTGTTCTTTCCGTTGGCGTTCACGGGCATCTGCCAGGGCGAGCTGGACCAGTTGCGTGATCACCTGCCCGAGTTTGAGAACGACGACAGCGCCGCGCTAGCGATTTCGGTGGGCCCGCCACCCACTCACAAGATCTGGGCGACGCAGAGCGGATTCACGTTTCCGCTGTTGTCGGACTTCTGGCCACACGGCGCGGTCAGTCAGGCCTACGGCGTCTTCAACGAGCAGGCCGGCATCGCTAACCGGGGCACCTTTGTGGTCGATCGGTCAGGGATCATTCGGTTCGCCGAGATGAAGCAGCCGGGTGAAGTTCGCGATCAGCGGCTGTGGACCGACGCTCTGGCGGCGCTTACGGCCTAA